The region CCGCGTCCACCAGGGCCGGATGGGGGCCGGCCATGGTGTGGGCGTCCCCGGGCAGTGGGTCCAGGGCGACCTCGGCCCACACCCGGGTGGAGTCGGCGCGGGCCGCGCGCAGGCCGCGGAAGGCCGGACCGTAGTGGATCCGGTACGCCTCGAAGAGGGCGTGGGCCTTCTCCACCGGCAGGGGGGAGGCTTCGGGTCCGGGGGCGGACACATCGACGGGTGCGGTACCGGAGTCCGGGGCGAGCCGCCCTTCGGCGTGCACCGTCCAGGTCCGGCCGTCGGCGGACCCCGACAGCAGCCGCACGGCGCGGCGGCCCCGGACGTCGGGGGCGTCGACGGCGATCTGGACGGCGGTCCCGCCCTGGGGGGCGAGTTCCAGGGGTGTGTGGAGTGTGAGGTCGGTGATCTCGGGAGTGCCGCAGGTCCGGCCGGCGTACAGGAGCATGTCGACGGTCGCGCACCCGGCGAGCAGCAGCCGCCCGGCCAGGCCGTGGTCCGCGAGCCAGGGGGTTCGTTCGGGGTCCAGGACCCCGGTCAGCAGGAACCGGTCGGTGCCCGCGATCGGGACCCGGGCACCGAGGAGGGCGTGCCCGGCGGGGTCGAGGCCGAGCGAGGAGGGGTCCCCGGCGGCCCGGGGGCGGTTCAGCCAGAGGTGTTCGCGCCGGAAGGGGTAGGTGGGCAGCGGCACGGCGGGCGGTGTGCGGCCCTCCTCCCCCAGGACCCTGTCCCAGTCCATGCCGACCCCGTGGCAGTGCGCCCGGGCGAGGGCCCGCAGGAACCCCTCCGCGGAGTCCTCGTTGCGGCGCAGGGTGTGCAGGACCGGGGTGTCGGGGTGTCCGTGGGCCCGCAGGGTCTGGCCCATGGGAACGGACAGGACGGGGTGCGGTCCGATCTCGATGAAGGCGTCGGTGTCGGCGGCCAGCCGCCGGACGACGGGCTCCAGGAGCACGCCGTGGCGGAGGTTGCGGTACCAGTAGTCCGCGTCGAGGGAGGACCCGTCGGCCGGCCCGGGGAAGGGTTCGTCCCCGGGTTCCAGTACGGGGCGGGGGGCCACGGTGGAGTGGAAGGGGAGCTCTCCCGCCCGGGGCGCGAGCCCGGCCAGCCCGGAGAGCATCAGGTCCTCGACCTTGTCGACGAGGAAGCAGTGGGAGGTGTAGTCCACCGCGAAGTCGCGGACGTGTTCGCCCCGCCTCTCGCACTCGGCGACGAACTCGGCGATCGCCGCGCCGTCACCGGTGACGACGGTCGACTCCGGGCCGTTGGCCCCGGCCACCCCGATCCGGTCCTTCCACGGGGCGAGGAGCTCCGCGGTGCGGTGTGCGCCGAGCGAGACGACGGCGGCCCCGCCCTGGCCGGCGAGTTCACGGAGCACGCGGCTGCGCCGGGTGACGACGCGGGCCCCGTCCTCCAGGGTGAGGATGCCGGCCGTGCATGCGGCTGCGACCTCGCCCTGGGAGTGGCCGACCACGGCGACGGGTTCCACGCCCGCCGCCCGCCAAAGCGCGGCGAGGGACACCGACACCGCCCACGACGCGGGTTGGAGCACCTCGACCCGGGCGTCCGGGCCCGTCAGGGGCGGTGCTCCCGGCTCGCCGCGCAGCACGGCTTCGAGGGACCAGTCCGTGAGGGGGGCCAGGGCGAGCGCGCACTCCCGGATGGCGGCGGCGAAGACCGGTGAGGTGTCGAGGAGTTCCCGGGCCATGCCCTCCCACTGGCCCCCATGCCCGGGGAACACGAAGACGGGTCTGCGCTCACGGCCGGCCCGGGGGGCCACGCCGGTGACGATGCCGCTGTCCTCGCGGCCGTCGGCCAGGGCGCGCAACCGTTCCATCAGGCGGTCCTCGCCGGTGCCGATCACGGCGGCGCGGCGGGGCAGGAGGGGGGCGCGGGTGGCCAGGGCACGGGCGGTGTCGGCGGGCGCGGGCCGCCGGGGTCCGCTGAGGTGGTCGTGCAGGCGGTCGGCGCGGTCGGTCAGGGCCTGTTCGTCGCGGGCGGAGAGGGTCCAGATCCGGCCGCCGCTCACCAAGGGGGGCGCCGGGTTCCGAGGGGGCTCGGCCGCCGCCGGTTCGGGGGCCTCTTCGAGGATGAGGTGGACATTGGTGCCGCTGATCCCGAACGAGGACACCCCCGCCCGGCGCGGGCGCTCGCGGCGGGGCCAGGGCACCGGCTCGGACAACGGGCGTACACGGCCCGACTCCCAGTCCACCAGCGGGGAGGGTTCCCGGGCGTGCAGGGTCGACGGCAGCCGCTCGTGTTCCAGGGCCAGGACCATCTTGATCACGGACGTGACCCCGGCCGCCGCCTGGGTGTGGCCGAGGTTGGACTTGACCGATCCGAGCCAGAGCGGCTCCCGGCCCGTTCCGGGGCCGAACACCTGGAGCAGGGCCTCGGCCTCGATCGGGTCGCCCAGACGGGTGCCGGTGCCGTGCGCCTCGACCGCGTCGATGTCCTGCGGCTCCAGGCCCGCGTCGGCCAGCGCGTCCCGTAGCACCCGGGTCTGCGCGGGCCCGTTGGGAGCGGTCAGACCGTTGGAGGCCCCATCCTGGTTGACGGCCCCTCCGCGGAGCACCGCCAGGATGCGACGGCCGTTGCGGACGGCGTCCGACAGCCGTTCCAGGACGATCGATCCGGCGCCCTCCCCGAAGCCTGTTCCGTCGGCGCCGGCTCCGAATGCCTTGCACCGGCCGTCGGGCGACAGTGCGCCTTGTTTCGCCGACTCGGTGAACAGTCCGGGGCCGGACAGCACGGTCGCGCCGCCCGCCAGTGCCAGGGAGCACTCCCCGCGGCGCAGGGAGCGGACGGCCAGCAGGATCGCCACAAGCGAGGAGGAGCACGCCGTGTCGACGGTGAGCGCGGGGCCGCGCAGTCCCAGGGTGTAGGCGATCCTCCCGGAAGCCACGCTGGCGGCGGTCCCGGCCATCAGGTAGCCCTCGTTCTCCGGGGGGGCCGGCAGGATCCCCGAACGCAGCCCCTCTGCGTAGTCGACCGTGCTGATGCCCGTGAACACGGCGGTCGGGGTGCCGTCCAGAGCCGTGGGGTCGATCCCGGCGCGTTCGAGGGACTCCCAGCTGACCTCGAGCATCAAACGCTGCTGCGGGTCCATCGCCTCGGCCTCGCGCGCGGAGATACCGAAGAACGCCGCATCGAACCCGGCGACGTCGTCGAGGAACCCGCCGGACCTCGCCATACCCGGGCGCGCGAGCATGCCGTCCACGTCCCAGCCCCGGTCGGCGGGCAGGTCTCCGATGGCCTCGCGGGCGCCGTCGACCAGGTCCCACAGGGCCTCGGGGGTGTCCGTCCCCCCGGGCAGGCGGCACGCGGTGCCCACGATCGCGATCGGTTCGTTGTCGCGTTCCTTGAGCGCGTCGAGTTCGGCCCGGGTGCGGCGCAGGTCGGCGGTGACCCGTTTGAGGTAGTCCAGGAGTCGGGCGTCGTCGGTCATCGGTTCTGCCTCATCACTTCGGTTCCAGGCGCTCCGAAGGAAGCGCACTGCTCGCACTGGTCCGGGACCGGGGCCCGGAAGGGCCCCGGTCAGTCGCGCAGGGTGTCGTCGATGAAGGCGAAGAGCTCCTCCCGGGACACCGATTCCAGATCCCGGTCGACGTCCGCCTGCTCCAGGGGTGGCGGGGACAGCCGGTCCAGGAGCCGCCGGAGGCGGTCGGCCACCGCCTCCCGGCGCCCGTCGGCCCCGTCGAACTCCCGCAGGGCCGCCTCCAACCCGTCCAGTCCGGTCATGACGGCCTGTTCGGGATCGCCGAACATCCGTTCCTCGATGTCGCGGGCCAGGGCCGCGCACGAGGGTCGGTCGAAGGCGATCGCGGCGGGCAGGCGCAGCCCGGTCAGACCGCTGAGCCGGTTGCGCAGGACGACCGCGGAGGCGGAGTCCAGGCCCAGGTCCTTCAGGTTCCGGTCGGCCTCGACCTCCGCTCCGGAGGTGTGTCCGAGCACCGCGGCGACCTGGTCGCACACGAGTTCCGTGAGGCTCAGGACCCGACCGGCGCGGTCACGTCCGGCCAGCCGTTCGGTGAGGCTTCCGGGGGCGTCGGCGGGTTCGCGTGCCTCCCCTCCGGCCGGGGGGTACAGGCCCTCGACCAGCGGGTTGCGCCGTTCGCCGACGCGGAACGAGCGCAGGGCGGACCCGTCGACCTCGGCGATGGCGAGCGCGGTGACGTCCCGGTCCAGCCCCTGTCGTAGGGTGCGGAGCGCCTTTTCGGGGGCCATGGCGGGCAGGCCGTGACCGCGCAGGAGCGCCGTCACCCCCTCCCGTTCGGCCATCCCGGAGTCGGCCCAGGTCCCCCAGGAGACCGAGGTGGCCGGCAGGCCCTGTGCCCGGCGGTGGTGGGCCAGGGCTTCGCAGAAGGCGTTGCCGGGTGCGTAGTTGCCCTGTCCCTCCATGCCGAGCAGGGACGTCACCGAGGAGTACAGGACGAAGGCCGACAGGTCCAGGTGCCGGGTCAGCGAGTGCAGGTGCACGGCACCGTCCGCCTTGACCCGGAGTGCGTTCCCGATCTGCTCGGGCCGCAGGTTGTCCAGTGCCGCGTCGTCGAGTTCCGCCGCGGTGTGGAAGACCGCGTCGAGGGGGGCGTCCTCCGGGATGTCGGCCAGGACCCGGGCGAGTGCGTCCCGGTCGGCCACGTCACAGGCGACCAGGCTCACCCGGGCTCCTGCGGCGCGCAGACGGTCGGCCAGCGCGGTGCCGCCCGGGGCGTCGGGGCCGCGCCTGCTCACGAGCAGGAGGTGTTCCGCCCCCTGTTCGGCCAGCCACTGGGCCGTCCGGGCTCCCAGCCCGCCGGTCCCACCGGTGACGAGCACCGTTCCGCGGGGCTTCCAGTCCCGGACGGGCGCGGTCGTGTCCAGGGGCGCGGCGGCGAGCCGACGGGCGAACACGCGGCCGTCGCGGACGGCCAACCGGTCCTCGCCGCGTTCGACACCGCCGTCGAGGATCTCGGCCAGGACCTCTCCCGCGCCGTGGCCGTCCGCCGCCGGCAGGTCGACCAGGCCTCCCCAGCGGTCCGGGTGCTCCCTGGCGGCCACGGTGCCCAGTCCCCAGAGCAGTGCCCCGGCCGGGTCGGTGACCTCTCTCCCCGCGGTGACCGCCCCCCGGGTGAGGCACCACAGCGGAGCGGCGGTGCCGGCGTCCCCGAGCGCCTGGAGGACGGCGACGGCGTCGCGGTGCGCCGTCGTCTCCGAGGGGAGGGACGGCCCTTCGAGGGCCGGAGCGAGGGCGGTGGCGAGCAGGGCTCCGGCGAGCCGGCCGCTCACGGCCGGTACGACGGTGGCCCGGTCGGCCGGTCCCGCGAGGGACACGGGGGTGACCGTGTGTCCCCTGCGCTCCAATGAGGCCACACAGGCGGACACGGCGGGGTCACGGTCCCCGCGTTCGAACAGCAACCATGTCCCTGGCACGGTGGCAGAGGATCCGGTGGAGACGGGGACCCAGGCGTCCTGGTAGGAACGGCCCCGGTCCGGTGCCGCGGCAGCACCCGTCTCGACGACGACCCGGCCCTCGGAAGGCGGACTCATCCAGTAACGGCGCCTCTGGAAGGGGTATGTGGGCAGGTCGGCGGTCCGGGCGGCGCCGGGCAGCAGCCCTGTCCAGTCGACCGGTGCGCCGCGGGTGTACAACGCCGCGAGCCCTTCGGTGAGCAGGCGTGTCTCGGGCAGCCTTCCGCCGAGCAGAGCGGTGGCCTGGGCCGGGGCGCCCTCGGGCAGGGAGGCGGTGATCATGGACGCCAGGGCGCTCTCGGGTCCCACCTCGACGAACTCGCCGACGCCCGCCTCGTACAGGTGGGCGACCCCGTCGGAGAAGCGGACCGCCTCACGCATGTTCCGCACCCAGTAGTGGCCGGTGAGCATCTCCTCCCCGGCCCGGACCCCGCTCAGATTGGACACGATCGGCAGGCGCGGCGGATGGTAGGTGAGCGAGTCGGCGACCTTCCCGTACGGCTCGAGGGCGGGATCGACGAGCGCGCAGTGGGACGCGAGCGGGATCCTCAGCCGCCTGGTCCTGCGGCCCGCATGCGCCAAGCGCTCCGCCAGGGCCGTGACTGCGGCCTCCTCGCCGGAGAGCACCACGTCCCGCGGCGAGTTGACCGCTGCGATGGACACCGCTCCCCCTGTACCGGCCAGCAGCGGACGAACCTCGTCCTCGGCGGCCTGGACGGCGACCATGGCACCGCCCTGCGGCAGGTCCTGCATGGTCCGGCCGCGGGAGGCCATCAGTGCCACGGCGTCCTCCAGGGAGAGCACGCCGGCGACGTGGGCGGCGGCCAGTTCGCCGCCGGAATGGCCGAACACGAAGTCCGGGACCAGCCCCAGGGTCTCCAGCAGGCGTGTGAGCGCCACCCCGATCGTGAACACCCCCGCCTGTGTGTAAAGGGTCTCGTCGAGCAGGGCGGCGTCGGCCGTTCCCGGCTCGGCCCACATGACCGAACGCAGCGGCCGGTCCAGGTACTGGTCGAAGGCGTCCGCCAGCTCGTCCAGGGACCGGGCGAAGGCGGGGTGGGCCCGGTACAGGTCCCGGCCCATGCCCGGGCGCTGGACACCCTGCCCGGGATAGACGAAGGCGGTCCCCGCGCCGGAGCGGACACGGCCGGTCACCACACGCGGGTCAGGGGTGCCGGCGGCCAGAGCCGCCGCGCCGGCCGCCAGGGAGCCGTTGTCCCGGGCCAGGACCACCGCGCGGTGCTCCATGCCTGCGCGTGTGGTCGCCAGGGCTCGCGCCGTGGCCGCCGGAGCGACCCGCCCGTCGGCTCCGCGCACGTGGTCGGCAAGGCGAAGGGCCATGGCGCGCAGGGCCGCACCGGTGCGCGCGGACATCACGAACGGCAGGTCCGCCGCCGGGTCGGCGGTGTCGGCGGTCGGCGGTTCCTCCACGGCCGCCGACTCGATGATGACGTGGGCGTTGGTCCCGCTGATCCCGAACGAGGACACGCCCATCCTCGCCGGCCGGCCCGAACCCTCCAGAGGTCGCGTGGTCGTGGCCGCGACGACCGTTCCGCCGGACCAATCCACGTGCGGAGTGGGCTCGTCCGCGTGCAGGGTGGGCGGGACCGAACCGTGGCGCAGGGCGCACACGGCCTTGATCAGACCGCTCACCCCGGCCGCCGCCTGGGTGTGGCCGATGTTGGACTTGAGCGAGCCGATCACCAGCGGCCGCTCCCGGCCGGGGCCGTACGCCTCGATGAGGGCCCGGGCCTCGATCGGATCGCCGAGGGTGGTCCCGGTCCCGTGGGCTTCCACGGCGTCGACCTCGGTGGGGCCCAGGCCGGCGTCGTCCAGTGCGGAGCGCACCACACGCACCTGGGCCGGGCCGTTGGGGGCCGTGAGCCCGTTCGATGCGCCGTCCTGGTTGATCGCGCTGCCGCGGAGCAGGGCCAGCACGGGGTGCCCGTTACGGCGGGCGTCCGAGAGCCGTTCGAGGACCACCACACCGGCGCCCTCGGAGAAGCCGGTACCGTCGGCGCCCGCGCCGAACGCCTTGCAGCGGCCGTCGGGGGCGAGTCCCTGCTTGCGGGTGAACTCGGCGAGCAGGCCGGGGGTGCTCATCACCGTGGCGCCTCCGGCCAGGGCCATCGTGCAGGTGCCCTCCCGCAGTGCCCTGACCGCCAGGTGCACGGCGACCAGGGACGACGAGCAGGCCGTGTCCACGGTCAGCGCCGGCCCCCTCAGCCCCAACTGGTACGCCACCCGGCCCGAGGCGACACTGGGGTACGTCCCCGTGAGCAGGTGCCCTTCCGGCGGCCCCTCGGTCATGCGCGGACCGTATTCGGCGGCCGAGACACCCATGTAGACACCGGTCTCGGAGTCGGCCAGGGACGCGGGGTCGATCCCCGCCCGCTCCAGGGCCTCCCAGGAGACCTCCAGCAGGTGCCGCTGCTGGGGGTCCATCGCCGCGGCCTCCTTGGGCGAGATCCCGAAGAAGTCCGCGTCGAAGTCGGCGACCCCCTCCAGAAAGCCCCCCTGGTCCGTGGCGGAGAGCGGTGGCGACCCATCGGCGCCCGACAGGGCGTCCAGGTCCCAGCCGCGGTCGCGGGGCAGGGGGCCCAGCGCTTCCCGGCCCTGGGAGACCAGGTCCCACAGGTCTTCGGGGGAGTCGACGCCCCCGGGCAGTCGGCAGGCCATGCCGATGATCGCGATGGGCTCGGGTCCGGCCTCCAGAGCACGGTTGCGCTCCCGCAGCCGGGCGTTCTCCTTCAGAGCCGACCGCAGGGCGGCGACGAGTTTGGCGCTCTGATCGTTATCGGTAGCCATCGGCGGTCTCCTGTTCGCCGTCGGGTCGGGAATCGTGCATGGAGCCCATGGCCAGGTTCAGTAGCTCGTCCACGCCCATGTCGTCGATGTCGTCGTACGCGGGGTCGCCCGTCTCCCCGCGAGCGGGGTCGGACGGGGGCGCCTCGGCCGGCAGGGGTGCCGCGATCTGCGCCAGGAAGCGGGCCAGGGCCCGCGGGGTGGGGTGGTCGAACACGGCCGTGGGAGGCAGATCCAGCCCGGTTGCCCGGGCCAGGCGGTTGCGCAGTTCCACCCCGCCCATGGAGTCCAGTCCGAGGTCGCGGAAGGCCCGGTCGTCGGGGACCCCTCCCGTGCCGGAGTGCCCCAGGACCTCTGCGGTACGGGCACGGACCTCGGCCAGCAGGACCTTCTCCCGCTCGTGCGCTGCCAGGGAGGCGAGAGTGCCGGGGATGAGGGGGCCCAGGGCATGAGAACCGGGAGCCCGCGACGGGGCGGTCCTCTCCACGGGCACCATCGGCGGCCGCGGGTCCCGAACGGCCCGGCGCCGTCCGCGCGCGGACGGGATCAGCCCGTGCAGCAGCGGCAGGTCGGGGCCGTGTGCGTCGAGCAGCGCCGGGACCAGTGCGTCCCGGTCCAGGTACAGGGCGGCGTCGAACTTGGCCAGTGCCCGGTCCGGCGGCATGGGCCGCAGCACTCCGCCTGCCGTGGCCTCGTCACTCGCGGGCCCGCCCTCCTCCGGATCACCCCACAGGCCCCAGGCGAGCGAAACGGCGGGCAGTCCGCGCTCGCGCCGGTAATGGGCCAGGGCATCGGAGTACACCGCCGCGGCCGCGTGATGGGAGCGTCCGGGGGCGCCCAGGACTCCGCCCGCCGAGGTGAACAGCAGGAAAGACCCCAGGTCGCGGTCGGCGGTCAGTTCGTGCAGGTTCCAGGCCGCGTCCACCTTCGCCCGCAGGACCTCCTCCAGCCGCTGTGGGTCGCCCTCCAGGATCCCTGCGCCGTCGACCACGTCCGCGGTGTGCACCACGGCGCCCAACGGCCGGTCCAGTCCGGCGAGCAGGCGCTCGAGCGAGGCCCGGTCCGCGGCGTCGCAGGCCTTGACCTGGACCTCGGCGCCCAGAGACCGCAATTCCGCGGTACGCGAATCCTGTCCCGGGGCGGCCGCGCCGCGGCGCCCGACGAGGGTGAGGTGGCCGACCCCGTACGCCCCGACGAGATGGCGGGCCAACCGGTGTCCCAGGGCTCCGGTGCCGCCGGTGATCAGGACGGTCGTCCCCGCGGGGAACGGGTCGGGCAGGGACAGCACCGTCCGGCCGACCGTGTCGCCCCGCCGCAGAGCGGTGAAGGCCTCTCCGGCGTCCCGGATGTCGCGGACGTTCACCGGGATGGGCCGCACCACACCGGTGGCGAGCAGTTCCATGACCCTGGCCAGCATCTGCCCGATGCGCTCCGGCTCGACCTCGAGCAGGTCGAAGGTGAGGTAGGTGCGACCGGGATGGTCGGCGGAGACGTCGGACTCCGAACGCGCGTCCTCGGCTCCGAGTTCGACGAACCGCCCGCCCGGGCCGGCCCCGTCCGCGGGGGAACGCAGCAGGCGCAGAGACGCGTCGGCGAGTTCCCCGGTCAGCGAGTTGAGCACCACGTCCAGCCCGCGGCCGCCGTTGGCCCTGCGCAGCGTGTGCTCGAAACCCGGGTCCCGCGAGGAGGCCAGCCGCTCCTCCGGCAGTCCGATCTCGCGCAGCGCCGGCCACTTGTGCGGACTGGCCGTGCCGAACACCTTGGCCCCCATGTGGTGGGCCAGCTGGACCGCGGCCATGCCGACGCCGCCCGCGGCCGAGTGCACCAGGACACTCTCTCCCGGCCGTACTGCGGCCACGTTCACCAGCGCGTGGTAGGCCGTCAGGAAGGCCACCGGGACGGCGGCCGCCTCGGCGAAGTCCCATGTGTCGGGAATCGGCACCAGGCAGCGGTGGTCGGCCAGGGCCATCGGACCGAAGGCCCCGGTGAACACACCGGCGACCCGGTCCCCTACGGACAGGCCCTCGACGCCGGGACCGACCTCCACGACCACGCCCGCGCCCTCGATGCCCATACCCGCTCCGGTCCGGTCGTCCCGCAGGCCCAGGCCGACCGCAACGTCGCGGTGGGTCGTCCCGGCCGCCCGCACGGCGACGCGCACCTGGCCCGTACCCGGTCGGACGACGGGGACCTCCAGGAACGCCAGGTCGTGCAGAGCCCCGGGTTCGCGGGTGCCCAGCCGCCAGGAGGCCGCAGGCGGGACCGGGTGGCGTCCGTCGACCGCGCGGACCAGCCGGGGGACCAGGACCTGCCCCGCGCGCAGCGCCGACTGAGGGTGCCCGGAGCGGACCGCGCCGGGCAGGACGCGGTGGGAGTTCTCCGACCCGTCGGAGTCCACGAGGACCAGGCGACCGGGGAATTCGCGCTGCACCGAACGCAGCAGGCCCCACACGGGGGCGGCCGCCAGCCCGCTGACGCGGTCGTCGGGGCCGGTCACGACGGCCCGCCAGGTCACCAGGGCCAGGCGGGCGTGCGCGAACCGCGCGTCCCCCAGCCACCGGCGCACGGATGCGAGGGCTGTGGCCAGTCCTTCGCGGACCGCTTCGGGCACGGCTCCGTGGTCGGCGTACACCGCGCGTGCGGGGAGTTCGGCATAGACCACCTCCGGCACCGGTCCGTCCCGGTCCAGGGTGTCGAGGGACGGCAGGTCGAGGGGGACCGCGCCCAGGGGGCCGGGGGCCGGGACGGGCTGCCAGCTCAGGCGGTAGAGCTCCGGCTCGTCGCCGGGTGCGGGCGGAAGCGGCTGCGCCTGGATCGGGGCCAGGGTGACCTCGTCCACGGAGAGGACCGGTACGCCGCCGGTGTCCTGGGCGATGACCCGGTACCGGTCCGGCCCCAGCCGTTCCAGTTCCACCGAGACCTCGACCGGGTCGGCGTCCTCCCGGACGCGCAGTCCGCGCCAGGAGACGGGGGTGAGGAGCGGGCCGTCCGTACCCGGCCCGTACAGCAGCGCCGTGTGCAGGGCCGATTCGAGGAGCACCGGGTGGAGTCCGGCCGGAGAGGGACCGGCTTCGCGAGGCACGGCCACTCGCGCCAGCAAGGTGTCCTTCCGATGGAACACCTGGCGCAGCCCGCGCAGGCGTGGACCGTACACCCGGCCCTGCTCGGCCAGGCGCGTGTAGGCCTCGTCCGGATCCGTGTCCGCGGACGTCGCCTCGGTCGTGGCCACGGCGGCCCGGGCGCCTTCGGGCCCGTCGGCCGCCAGGTGCCCTCGGGCATGGCGGATCCAGGCCCGGGAGCCGCGTGTGTGCACGGTGACCTCCCGGTCTCCTCGGTCGTCCGCGGCCCCGACGGTCACCTGGGCCTCGACCTCCCGGTCACCGCCCGGCAGGACCAGGGGCTCTTCGAGGAGGAGGTCGGAAACGACCCCGGCGCCCACGGTGGCACCGGCATCCTGCACCAGTGCGGCCAGGGCCGCGGCGGGCAGCACGGCCCGGCCGAACAGCCGGTGGTCACGGAGCCAGGGCAGGCCGGCGGGGTCCAGCCGCGCGGTGAAGACCGTGCGGCCGTCCACCAACTCCACGCCCGGATCGAGCCACGCCCCGGTGCCGTTCTCCGCGGTGTCTTCGACCGCGGGTGAGGGCGCGGGCGCCGGCGGCGGACCGAACCGCTCCCGCTGGAACGGGTACGTGGGAAGATCCGTGCGTCGGGCGTCCGTCCCTTCGAACAGCACCGCCCAGTCGATGTCGATGCCCGCGGTGAACGCCCGTGCCGCGGCCGTGAGCAGCCGGGCCTCGTCGTCCTCACCGCGGCGCAGCGTTTCGAGGACCCTGCCCTGCACGTTCCGGTCCACGAGAGTGCTGCGGATCCCGTGGGAGAGCACCGGGTGCGGCCCCACCTCGAGGAAGGTGCG is a window of Nocardiopsis changdeensis DNA encoding:
- a CDS encoding type I polyketide synthase, which produces MATDNDQSAKLVAALRSALKENARLRERNRALEAGPEPIAIIGMACRLPGGVDSPEDLWDLVSQGREALGPLPRDRGWDLDALSGADGSPPLSATDQGGFLEGVADFDADFFGISPKEAAAMDPQQRHLLEVSWEALERAGIDPASLADSETGVYMGVSAAEYGPRMTEGPPEGHLLTGTYPSVASGRVAYQLGLRGPALTVDTACSSSLVAVHLAVRALREGTCTMALAGGATVMSTPGLLAEFTRKQGLAPDGRCKAFGAGADGTGFSEGAGVVVLERLSDARRNGHPVLALLRGSAINQDGASNGLTAPNGPAQVRVVRSALDDAGLGPTEVDAVEAHGTGTTLGDPIEARALIEAYGPGRERPLVIGSLKSNIGHTQAAAGVSGLIKAVCALRHGSVPPTLHADEPTPHVDWSGGTVVAATTTRPLEGSGRPARMGVSSFGISGTNAHVIIESAAVEEPPTADTADPAADLPFVMSARTGAALRAMALRLADHVRGADGRVAPAATARALATTRAGMEHRAVVLARDNGSLAAGAAALAAGTPDPRVVTGRVRSGAGTAFVYPGQGVQRPGMGRDLYRAHPAFARSLDELADAFDQYLDRPLRSVMWAEPGTADAALLDETLYTQAGVFTIGVALTRLLETLGLVPDFVFGHSGGELAAAHVAGVLSLEDAVALMASRGRTMQDLPQGGAMVAVQAAEDEVRPLLAGTGGAVSIAAVNSPRDVVLSGEEAAVTALAERLAHAGRRTRRLRIPLASHCALVDPALEPYGKVADSLTYHPPRLPIVSNLSGVRAGEEMLTGHYWVRNMREAVRFSDGVAHLYEAGVGEFVEVGPESALASMITASLPEGAPAQATALLGGRLPETRLLTEGLAALYTRGAPVDWTGLLPGAARTADLPTYPFQRRRYWMSPPSEGRVVVETGAAAAPDRGRSYQDAWVPVSTGSSATVPGTWLLFERGDRDPAVSACVASLERRGHTVTPVSLAGPADRATVVPAVSGRLAGALLATALAPALEGPSLPSETTAHRDAVAVLQALGDAGTAAPLWCLTRGAVTAGREVTDPAGALLWGLGTVAAREHPDRWGGLVDLPAADGHGAGEVLAEILDGGVERGEDRLAVRDGRVFARRLAAAPLDTTAPVRDWKPRGTVLVTGGTGGLGARTAQWLAEQGAEHLLLVSRRGPDAPGGTALADRLRAAGARVSLVACDVADRDALARVLADIPEDAPLDAVFHTAAELDDAALDNLRPEQIGNALRVKADGAVHLHSLTRHLDLSAFVLYSSVTSLLGMEGQGNYAPGNAFCEALAHHRRAQGLPATSVSWGTWADSGMAEREGVTALLRGHGLPAMAPEKALRTLRQGLDRDVTALAIAEVDGSALRSFRVGERRNPLVEGLYPPAGGEAREPADAPGSLTERLAGRDRAGRVLSLTELVCDQVAAVLGHTSGAEVEADRNLKDLGLDSASAVVLRNRLSGLTGLRLPAAIAFDRPSCAALARDIEERMFGDPEQAVMTGLDGLEAALREFDGADGRREAVADRLRRLLDRLSPPPLEQADVDRDLESVSREELFAFIDDTLRD
- a CDS encoding type I polyketide synthase — its product is MVGISCRLPGAPDPDSFWRLLSEGREAIVPPPDRLGPAPAERGPGWGGYLDDVFGFDAEFFGISPREAEAMDPQQRLMLELSREAVEHARIAPGSLRGTRVGVFVGAIAADHALLYDRAGRDALTRHSLTGTHRSLIAHRVSHTLGLRGPSMTLDAGQASSLVSVHSAVQSLRSGESDAALAGGVSLILVPEGTEAVSRFGGLSPQARCHTFDARADGYVRGEGGAVVMLKPLARALADGDRIHALVHGGAVNHSGGGGFLTRPTPEGQAEVIRAALEDAGQRPDRVGHVELHGTGTPVGDPVEARALGEVFAPGRTDPLRVGSAKTNVGHLEGAAGIVGFVKTVLALEHRTLPPSLNFSEPHPDIDLEALHLSVQTADEPWPAHAPLAGVSAFAMGGANCHLVLGPAPLPEPGAAEHRSTAGPRVLDPVPWVLSARSQAALREQASALHAHVSSRTGTRPQDVGFSLATTRDVFEHRAVVFASDEGGAGELETVLHDGRSGFEADTAGPVLVFPGQGGQWAGMGRGLLSGDGVLARAFARRIRQCERALAPHVDWSLTAVLRGDPEAPGLVGPGAGAEVVQPALWAVMVSLARAWEVLGVRPAAVVGHSQGELAAACVAGALSLEEAARVVALRSRALRELAGSGAMASLGVAEAEARVLTEDLPDLYVAAVNGPHAVVVSGDPESVREAVRRCTDKGLHGALVDVDYASHSVHVERVRATLFSQLGTVRWRRPRVPFYSTLTGGAPGADPLPLDAAYWYTGLREPVRFAAAVAALADAGHRTFLEVGPHPVLSHGIRSTLVDRNVQGRVLETLRRGEDDEARLLTAAARAFTAGIDIDWAVLFEGTDARRTDLPTYPFQRERFGPPPAPAPSPAVEDTAENGTGAWLDPGVELVDGRTVFTARLDPAGLPWLRDHRLFGRAVLPAAALAALVQDAGATVGAGVVSDLLLEEPLVLPGGDREVEAQVTVGAADDRGDREVTVHTRGSRAWIRHARGHLAADGPEGARAAVATTEATSADTDPDEAYTRLAEQGRVYGPRLRGLRQVFHRKDTLLARVAVPREAGPSPAGLHPVLLESALHTALLYGPGTDGPLLTPVSWRGLRVREDADPVEVSVELERLGPDRYRVIAQDTGGVPVLSVDEVTLAPIQAQPLPPAPGDEPELYRLSWQPVPAPGPLGAVPLDLPSLDTLDRDGPVPEVVYAELPARAVYADHGAVPEAVREGLATALASVRRWLGDARFAHARLALVTWRAVVTGPDDRVSGLAAAPVWGLLRSVQREFPGRLVLVDSDGSENSHRVLPGAVRSGHPQSALRAGQVLVPRLVRAVDGRHPVPPAASWRLGTREPGALHDLAFLEVPVVRPGTGQVRVAVRAAGTTHRDVAVGLGLRDDRTGAGMGIEGAGVVVEVGPGVEGLSVGDRVAGVFTGAFGPMALADHRCLVPIPDTWDFAEAAAVPVAFLTAYHALVNVAAVRPGESVLVHSAAGGVGMAAVQLAHHMGAKVFGTASPHKWPALREIGLPEERLASSRDPGFEHTLRRANGGRGLDVVLNSLTGELADASLRLLRSPADGAGPGGRFVELGAEDARSESDVSADHPGRTYLTFDLLEVEPERIGQMLARVMELLATGVVRPIPVNVRDIRDAGEAFTALRRGDTVGRTVLSLPDPFPAGTTVLITGGTGALGHRLARHLVGAYGVGHLTLVGRRGAAAPGQDSRTAELRSLGAEVQVKACDAADRASLERLLAGLDRPLGAVVHTADVVDGAGILEGDPQRLEEVLRAKVDAAWNLHELTADRDLGSFLLFTSAGGVLGAPGRSHHAAAAVYSDALAHYRRERGLPAVSLAWGLWGDPEEGGPASDEATAGGVLRPMPPDRALAKFDAALYLDRDALVPALLDAHGPDLPLLHGLIPSARGRRRAVRDPRPPMVPVERTAPSRAPGSHALGPLIPGTLASLAAHEREKVLLAEVRARTAEVLGHSGTGGVPDDRAFRDLGLDSMGGVELRNRLARATGLDLPPTAVFDHPTPRALARFLAQIAAPLPAEAPPSDPARGETGDPAYDDIDDMGVDELLNLAMGSMHDSRPDGEQETADGYR